The region GTCAGTGGCGGGGGGGCGGTGTTCACGCTGCCCGCGACGGGCAGTGACCCGCTCGCCGCGTACGCCGAGGCGCCCACCGACCTGCGAGTGCGCGGCTGGAACGCGGACCTGGCGGTCCGGTACCGCGTGAACCGGGATCTCGTGGCGGTGCTGGGCGGCGAGTTCGGCCCGCAGGTGCACGGGACGCTGGGCGTGGAGGGCCGCCGCGCCCTGACGCGCGTGGTGCCGCCCGACCCAGCGGACGTGCCGGAGGACGCCGGGGACGGCAGTGACCCCGCCCCCATGCCCGACCCGGAGACCGAGGTGACCGGCACCGTCACGTGGCGCGCGGGCGTGCGCGGCGGCCCGGACCTGCTGGCCGTCACGGGCGGCGTGGGGTACGCGACCCCGGCGGGCGTGACGTTGAACCTCGACGCGCTGGCGGGCGTGAGCGGCTGGCGCAGTCGCCCCAGCACCCTGGCCGCGCAGACCACCTGGGGTGTGGGCGGCAGTGTCGCCGCGCCGGACCTGCTCGGCGAGGGCAGCCTGCTGCGCGCCTACGCCACGTACGAACCCTGGCGGGTGGCCGCGTCGCCCCTGCGGGCGGGCGTGAACGCCAGCGTGCCTGCCGGGAGCGGCCGCGTGACCGTGGACGTGGCGGGCGGCCGGGGTGGGGACGGCGCGCTGGGCTTCGGCGTGAAGGTGGGGTACAGCTTCGACCTCGGCCGCCCCTGACGGCGGGATTCAGGTCGGGCGGGAGGTGGGGCCGGTGCGGTTCAGGGTTCCCCCGCATCACCCCGCGCCGTGCCGACCGGATTGTGATGATAAATCCCGTCCTGGCGCGAGGTTAAACCTTCCGTCAGGCGCCCGCTTCCCTTCTCATGAGGGCGCGCGGGATACTGCCACGCATGAGCAAACGCCTGACCCTGACCCTCCTCGCGGGCCTCCTGAGCGTCGCGGGCGCGCAGTCCGCGCAGGACATCGTGAACAAGGTGGACGCCGCGCAGAAGGCCGCCAAGGACGTCTCCTTCCGCCTCAGCGGCAACGCCAGCTTCGACAGCGCCGCGCAGAAGATCGACCTGACCGTCAAGGCCATCCCCGCGCAGAGCCTCGCCCGGGTGCAGTTCATGGCGCCCGACGCGCTGGCCGACAACGTGATCGTCGCCGACAAGACCGAGATCCGCCAGTACATGTACCTCACCAACCAGATCACCGTGACCAGCGCGCAGAAAGCCGCCGATCAGGCCGGACTGGGCCTGGACTTCACGCAGCTGACGAACACCGCCAGCATGCTCGCCCGCTACAACGTCAAGCTGCTCGGTACGACCGGCACAGCCGGGAAGCGCGTGTACCAGCTGGAAGCCACGCCAAAGACCGGCGGCAGCGACAGCAGCCGCGTGTGGATTACCGAGGCCGGCTGGCGCCCCACCCGCATCCAGCTGCTCAGCGGCGGCAAGACCATCGCGGACCTGACCGTCAGCAGCTACAAGGTGAACAGCGGCGTCACCGCGACCGCCATCCGGCAGCTGCCCAAGGACGCGCAGATCATCCGCCAGTAATACGAACTCCGTTTGTTTCGCTGACAATCCGGAACTTCACCGGATTGCCAGCTCCACGTCCGGAACCCGCTTTGCTCCTTCTCGCATCCGCTCGGGTTGAAAGATTTTGCAAACCTTTCAACCGGAGTCCGTATAACCCGCCCATCCTCATGCCCAGTGCCGCCCGGTGTCACCGCCGGGCGGCCCCCGTCTGTCGTGGCACGGGCCCCGTCAGTCGAAGTCCGGGGCCTCGTCCGTGAACTGCCCGTCGAGGAGGTGCAGCGTGCGGTCCGCGTAGCGGGTCAGGCGGTCGTCGTGTGTGACGAGCAGCACGCCCGCCCCCTCCTCCCGCGCGAGGCTCACGAGCAGCTGCGCGACCGCCTGCGCGTTCGCGCGGTCCAGACTGCCGGTCGGTTCGTCGGCCAGCACCGCCGCCGGGCGCGCCGCCAGCGCCCGCGCCACCGCCACCCGCTGCCGCTCCCCGCCGCTGAGCACGCCCGGGTACGCGTCCTCGCGGCCCGACAGACCCACCCGCGCCAGCAATTCCCGCGCCCGCACCCCGTCGCCCCGCCCGGACAGCCGCGTGGGAATCAGGACGTTGTCCAGCACCGTCAGGTCCTCCAGCAGGTAGTGATGCTGGAACACCAGCCCCAGCTGCGCGGCGCGGCGCTGCGCGCGCGGCTGCGTGCCCAGCGAATCCACCCGCTCGCCCGCCCAGTGCACCTCGCCCGCCTGCGGGGTGTCCAGGCCGCCCAGCAGGTGCAGCAGCGTACTCTTGCCGCTGCCCGACGGTCCCGTCACGGCCACCACCTCGCCCGGCCGCACCGCGACGCTCACGCCGCGCAGCACGGTCTGCGCGCCGAACGCCTGCGCCAGCGCGCGGCCCTCCAGGGCCGGGGGGACGGTGGGGACAGGGGCGGGCGAGCGGGTCACGCGGGGCATCCTACAGCGGAACGCCCGACCCGGCGCGCTGGGCCGCCGCGCCGTGGACGTGAGACCGGCGGGCGGGCGGTGCTCCCGGCGCGGTGACTGTTCACGTGTGCCAAGTCAGGCTAGGATGGGCAGGTCATGGCCCGGCAGGACGATCTCAAGCGCTCACCACTCTTTCAGAACGTGCCCCAGGAGGCGCTGCTGGAAGCGTCCCAGGTGACCACCGAACGTCACTTCCGCGCCGGTCAGGTCATCCTCGAACAGGACGCCGAGGGCGAGGCGCTGCACCTGATCACCCGCGGCGTCGTCCGCGTGTCCCGCGTCAGCCTGGGCAGCCGCGAACGCGTCATGGGCGACGTGTACGCCCCGGCCGTCGTCGGCGAGACCGCCGTGCTCGGCGGCGGGGAACGCAGCGCCACCGTCCGCGCCCTGAGCGACGTCACCACGCTGATGCTGTACCGCACCCACTTCCAGCAGATCCTGCGCCGCTACCCCGACGTGCTGTGGAACCTCAGCGCCATGCTCGTGCAGCGCGTCACGTTCCTGAACGACGAACTGATCGCCTTCGGCCTGAACACCGAAGCCGCCCTGAGTCACGTGTTCACGAACCTCTACCAGCAGCGCGTCCGCGCCGGCGTGTCCAACCCCGAGCTGCTTCCCCTGAGCACCCAGGACATCATGGCCCGCATCTCGTCCAGCCGCGAGACCGTCTCGCGCGTCATGCGCCGCCTCCAGCAGGCCGGACTGGTCAAGAGCAACGGCCAGCAGGTCATCCTGCTGGACGTCGACGGACTGCTGGGCATCACCCTGGAAGAAGCCGAACAGGCCGAGTAGACCCCCGCACGTCCGGACGCCCCGGCAGGCGACACGTTGCGTCCATGCGACGCCTCGGTGACGTGATGGTCCTGGACTTGAGCGCTGCGCTGATGGTGGGCCCTGCCCTGACCCGCCCGGCCCCGGAGCACCGGGTCGCGGGGCGTGCGGGGCGCTAGCCTGCGGGTCATGCGTGCGCCTGCCATCCTGACCGTTACCCTCGCCGTTCTCGCCGTGCTGGGGGGGGTGGTGTGGTGGCAGTCCGGCGCACGCTGGCGCGGGGAGCTGTACTGCTTCGCGGATCCGGCGCGGGTGTGGGGGGTCGCGGAGCGCCCGGCGGACCTGACCCCGTCGTGCCCGTCCTCGCAGGGCGTGCGGCGCGAGGTCCGCAGCGGTCAGACGCGCGTGGAGCAGTTCACGCTGGCCCGCTGGGACCCGGCGCTGGTGCGTGACCTGCTGACGGCGCGCGGGTACGCGGTCGCGCACGCCCTGCCGGACGACGGTATTCAGGTCGAGGCGGTCCTGACGCGCGCGGGCGAGACGGTGCTGTTCACGGCCGCGCATCAGGGGGCGGGGACGTTCGTGACGCTCAGTTCGCCCGGTGAACGCTGACAGCGGTGCTCGGAGGCGAGGCGCCGTCAGCACCAGCGGCTGGCCGTGAAGTCCCGGGAACGTGCCGCTGGCCAGTGGGTGGACCTGGACACTGTCATGCGCGGGGCCGCGCTGGGTGGCTTGGTGACAGGGGGGTAAAGCAGGGGGTAAAGCAGCGCCCCCGCCCTGGTGGGGGCGGGGGTCCGATGAAAGCGCTGCGGCGACGGTCAGTTCAGGACGCGGCGGGCGCCGTCGTAGCGGTTGGCCCAGTAGGGGTTGCCGAACAGGGGTTCGATCATGGTGCGGCCGTGGTAGCTGTTGGCGTTGGCCATCATGCCGTCGCCGAGGTACACGCCGACGTGGCTGGCGGTGCGGCCCATGGTGTTGAAGAACACGAGGTCCCCGGCGCGCAGGTCGCGGCGGCTGACGGCGCTGCCGACCCGCCACTGCTGCGCGGCGGTGCGGGGCAGGTTGATGCCCAGCTGGCGGAAGACGCTCATGGTGTAGCTGCTGCAGTCCAGGGCGCCGCCGCCGGTCGCGCCGAGCACGTAGCGGGCGCCGAGGTAGCGGGTGGCGGCGGCGCGGATGCTGACGCCCTGGGGGGCCTGGGTGGGCGCGGCGGCCTGGGGGCGCGCGGCGGGTGCGGGGGTGCCGCCCAGGTTGAGGGTCTGCCCGACCTGGATGGTGGTGCTGGGCAGTTTGTTCAGTTTCATCAGGGTGGGGGCGTCCACGCCGGCCTTCTTGGCGATGGAGTACAGGGAGTCGCCGGGTTTGACGGTGTAGGAGGCGGCGGTGGCGGTTCCGCACAGGGCCAGGAGGGTCAGGAGGGTGCGCGTGGCTTTCATCGGTAGGGCAAGTTTAACCTACCTTTATTTATTCGTCCTTAATTCATCTGCTTTCCGGCACTCCGTATGCGCCTATACGGTCTCTATACGCCCCGCACGCTGATTTATGAGTCAGGAATACGCCTCTCTTGTCATGATTCTCAGAATTCAGCTCACGGCACTGGATGCAGGGAAAGTGCCCTGCTGCACGCCTCACGCGGCATTTGCCGAAAATCCCGCAACCTCATCGTTCTCACGTCCGCGCCCGGCGGGCCGCTCCGCCTCCACCGAAGGGATGACGACCACCCTGCCCCACACACGTCACTGACGGTGCGGACGATACACATCATGCACATGACTATACGCGCAGGCCGCGCCGCCTCATGAGCCTTGCCGCACGGAGCTGCAGCCGCCTGCCTATACTCGGCACAGCACCCCGCACCTCGCCCGACCGGTGGCGATCGGGGTACCCTGGAGGACGGCATGAAGGAAATCCTCTCGACCGAGCAGATCCAGACCGGACTCAAGCACTACCGCCGCATCGCCCGGCAGGACATGCTGCGATCAGGCGAAACACCGCACCCCGACGCGTTCCTGAAACACGCCGAGAGCCGCCGCGAGGTCTACACCCGCCTCGGCGCGTTCGCCGACGACCACGGCCCCGACGAGGTCATCACCCACGCGCTGGACCTGTACCGCACCCTGCCCTTCGTGACCGGCACGCCCGAACACGAACACCCCGACATCAAGGGGCAGGAAAACGCGCTGGAGAACTTCTTCCTGCTCGTCGGCCTGGACCCCAAGACCCGCCGCGAGGCCCGCAGCAAACGCCCCCGACTGAGCTGAAGATCCCGTAACACCACGCCGCCCCCTGCCCCGCAGGCGGGCGGCGAACCACTGGCAGCCGCTACACTTCCAGCCATGTCGAACCCCGAATTCGTCGGACTCGTGAACTCCCTGCAGGCGACTGCCGAGGCCGCCCTGGGCGACCTGAACGCCGCCACCGCCAGCGCCGCCCGCGACGGCCTACTGGAAGAACGCCGCGCCCGCCAGACCGCCGAGCGCAGCCTGAAACTCCTGACCATGCTCGCCGAGAAGACCCGCGGCAACCTGGACTTCACCGAGGCGGACCTGCTGACCGACGCGATCGCCAGCGTCCGCGAACGCCTCGCCGCGCCCAGCCCCAGCGCCGACACCTCCGACACGACAGACGCGAACTGACGTGCGCGCCACCCTCCAGCGCGTCACCCGCGCCACCTGCACCGTTGACGGGGAACTGACCGGGCAGACCGGCCCCGGCCTGCTCGTCCTGCTGGGCGTCGCGCCCGGTGACACCGACGCCACCGCCCACGCCATGGCCGCCAAGATCGCCAAGCTGCGGATCTTCGGCGACGAGCAGGGCCGCATGAACCGCAGCGTGCAGGACATCGGCGGCGGCATTCTGAGCGTCAGCCAGTTCACGCTGTACGCCGACACGCGCGGCGGCAACCGCCCCAGCTTCACCGCCGCCGCCCCCCCCGACCACGCCCGCGCGCTGTACCACACCTTCAACGCCGCGCTGCGCGCCCTGGGCCTCCCGGTCGGCGAGGGCGTCTTCGGCGCGCACATGTTCCTCGACCTGACCAACGACGGCCCCGTCACCCTGACCCTCGACCTCGACTGACCGGGCACGAGGGCGCCGTCTCCGGATGTGGGTCCGGGGGCGGTTTCTCACGTCCTGCGCGTAGGGTGGGGCGCATGACGCGCCGAACGCTGGCCGCCCTCGTGCTCCTGACCGCGCTGCCTGCCCTGGCGGCCCCGTACGTGGTGCGGGCCGGGGACACGCTGTACTCGATCGCGCGGGCGAACGGGACGACCGTGGACGCCCTGCTGCGGCTGAACAAGCTGTCCGGCAGCGCGCTGGAGGTCGGGCAGACGTTGCAGCTGCCCGCCAGGGGCGAGACGCCGCCCACCCCGACCGAGAAGCCGGGTCTGCCCGCGCCGCTCCCGCCGGGGCAGCTGGCGCCCACGCCCGCCACGGCCCGCATCGCGGGTGTGAACATCACGGTGCCCACCAGCCTGCGCATGGGTGACGCGTTTCTGCTGGGCCTGAGTGGCGCGCGGGCCGCGCAGGCGACCGTGCGGTTCCCCAGCGAGGTCGGCGAGGACGTCCGGATGCCGAACGAGGTCCTGCGGCCCATCGGCGGCGCCGGGCAGTTCGTGGTGGTGGGCCGCGTGGTGTTGGGCAAGACCACCCCGGTCGTGTACGAGGTGAGTCTGGACGGGCAGCTGGTCCGGGGGCGGATTCCGGTGCTGGGCCTGGAGGACCCCATCCAGCACCTGAACCTTCCCCCCAGCGTGAGTAAGGTCCTGGTGGACCCGGCCCGCGCGGCGGAGGACGCGCTTGTGGAGAAGGCGTACGCGCGCCGCACCCCGCAGGTCTGGAGCAGACCCTTCGCGCCCGCGCTGAACGGAGTCGCGCCGACGAGTTCGTCGTTCGGGCAGCCGCGCACGTACGTGGCGGGCGGCCCGGTCGCGTATCACTTCGGCACCGACTACCCCGCGAAGGCCGGGACGCCCGTACTGGCCGTGAACGACGGGACGGTCGTGATCGCCGGGCGCTACCCGGTGCGCGGCGGACTGGTCGTCATCGACCACGGGGCGGGCGTGGTGAGCCTGTACTTCCACCAGAGCCGCGTGACCGCCAAAGTGGGCCAGCGGGTGAAGCGGGGCGACAAGGTCGGCGAGGTGGGCAGCACCGGCCTGAGCGCCGGGCCGCACCTGCACCTGGAGATCCGCGTGCGCGGCGAGGGCACCAACCCCGCCGGGTGGGTGGGCCGCCTGTGGCCCCGCTGAGGGGCGTATCCTCCGGGCGTGCCTGAACTGAACCGACTGCTGGTCGTGACGCCGCACCCGTCCGGCGCGCTGCCCGCCGAGGTGCTGAGC is a window of Deinococcus grandis DNA encoding:
- a CDS encoding outer membrane lipoprotein carrier protein LolA; the protein is MSKRLTLTLLAGLLSVAGAQSAQDIVNKVDAAQKAAKDVSFRLSGNASFDSAAQKIDLTVKAIPAQSLARVQFMAPDALADNVIVADKTEIRQYMYLTNQITVTSAQKAADQAGLGLDFTQLTNTASMLARYNVKLLGTTGTAGKRVYQLEATPKTGGSDSSRVWITEAGWRPTRIQLLSGGKTIADLTVSSYKVNSGVTATAIRQLPKDAQIIRQ
- a CDS encoding ABC transporter ATP-binding protein → MPRVTRSPAPVPTVPPALEGRALAQAFGAQTVLRGVSVAVRPGEVVAVTGPSGSGKSTLLHLLGGLDTPQAGEVHWAGERVDSLGTQPRAQRRAAQLGLVFQHHYLLEDLTVLDNVLIPTRLSGRGDGVRARELLARVGLSGREDAYPGVLSGGERQRVAVARALAARPAAVLADEPTGSLDRANAQAVAQLLVSLAREEGAGVLLVTHDDRLTRYADRTLHLLDGQFTDEAPDFD
- a CDS encoding Crp/Fnr family transcriptional regulator, whose translation is MARQDDLKRSPLFQNVPQEALLEASQVTTERHFRAGQVILEQDAEGEALHLITRGVVRVSRVSLGSRERVMGDVYAPAVVGETAVLGGGERSATVRALSDVTTLMLYRTHFQQILRRYPDVLWNLSAMLVQRVTFLNDELIAFGLNTEAALSHVFTNLYQQRVRAGVSNPELLPLSTQDIMARISSSRETVSRVMRRLQQAGLVKSNGQQVILLDVDGLLGITLEEAEQAE
- a CDS encoding C40 family peptidase, encoding MKATRTLLTLLALCGTATAASYTVKPGDSLYSIAKKAGVDAPTLMKLNKLPSTTIQVGQTLNLGGTPAPAARPQAAAPTQAPQGVSIRAAATRYLGARYVLGATGGGALDCSSYTMSVFRQLGINLPRTAAQQWRVGSAVSRRDLRAGDLVFFNTMGRTASHVGVYLGDGMMANANSYHGRTMIEPLFGNPYWANRYDGARRVLN
- a CDS encoding DUF1844 domain-containing protein, with the protein product MSNPEFVGLVNSLQATAEAALGDLNAATASAARDGLLEERRARQTAERSLKLLTMLAEKTRGNLDFTEADLLTDAIASVRERLAAPSPSADTSDTTDAN
- the dtd gene encoding D-aminoacyl-tRNA deacylase: MRATLQRVTRATCTVDGELTGQTGPGLLVLLGVAPGDTDATAHAMAAKIAKLRIFGDEQGRMNRSVQDIGGGILSVSQFTLYADTRGGNRPSFTAAAPPDHARALYHTFNAALRALGLPVGEGVFGAHMFLDLTNDGPVTLTLDLD
- a CDS encoding LysM peptidoglycan-binding domain-containing M23 family metallopeptidase, giving the protein MTRRTLAALVLLTALPALAAPYVVRAGDTLYSIARANGTTVDALLRLNKLSGSALEVGQTLQLPARGETPPTPTEKPGLPAPLPPGQLAPTPATARIAGVNITVPTSLRMGDAFLLGLSGARAAQATVRFPSEVGEDVRMPNEVLRPIGGAGQFVVVGRVVLGKTTPVVYEVSLDGQLVRGRIPVLGLEDPIQHLNLPPSVSKVLVDPARAAEDALVEKAYARRTPQVWSRPFAPALNGVAPTSSSFGQPRTYVAGGPVAYHFGTDYPAKAGTPVLAVNDGTVVIAGRYPVRGGLVVIDHGAGVVSLYFHQSRVTAKVGQRVKRGDKVGEVGSTGLSAGPHLHLEIRVRGEGTNPAGWVGRLWPR